GCAGGCGATGCGGGACGGGCGGGCGCAGGTTTGCGTGGCCACGGATGTGGCGGCGCGGGGGATTGATTTGCCCAACCTTGATCTGGTCATCCACGCAGAGCTGCCGCGCGGGCATGAGACATTGCTGCACCGGTCGGGGCGGACGGGTCGGGCCGGGCGCAAGGGGGTGAGCGCGCTGATCGTGACCAAGAAGGACCGGCGCAAGGCGGAACGCATTTTGGGCGCAGCGAAGTTGAGCGCGGATTGGGGCACGGCCCCGTCGGCAGCAGAGGTGCGCGCGCGTGATGAAGACCGCATGTTTGCCGATAGCAGCTGGTCCGAGCCGGTGGCCGAGGCCGAGGCGGAAACCGTTGAGAAGCTGGTTAGCGGGTTCGGGCCTGAGCAACTGGCGGCGGCGTATCTGCGGCTTTATCGGGCGCAGCATTCAGCGCCGGAGGAATTGGGCGATGTCGATGCCAAGCCCGCGCCGCGGGTGGAGTTCGGGCCGAGCGTGTGGTTCGCCGTTTCCGGCGGGCGCGCGGCAGGGGCAGAGCCGCGGCGGCTTTTGCCGATGCTGTGCCGTGCGGGTGAATTGACCAAGGATGATATTGGCGCGATCCGGGTGCAGGAGGCGCAGTCCTTTGTGCAGATCAAAGAGACCAGCGTGGCCGGGTTTTTGGCCGCCGTTGGCGACGCGATGACGCTGGAAGAAGGGGCGACGCTGGAGCAATTGAAAGATGCGCCGGTGTTGGAACGGCCGGGGAAATTTGGCGGCAAGCCGGGTGGGAAGCCCGGTGGCAAGCCGGGGGTAAGCCGCGCGGCAAGCCCGGTGGTTTTGGCGGTGGTCATTCCGGTGGAAAGCCGGGCGGCTATGGCGGGGGCGGCAAGCCTCCTGCTGATAAAGCATGGGCCAAGCCCGACGCGCGGCCCGCTGCGCCAACCCGCGACGAGGCCAAGCCGCAACCGGCGAAGGCGCCAGCGGAGAAGCCCGCAAAATCGACCCCGCCGGTTGAGTGGAACGATGCGCCCGCGCCGAAGCCGCGCAAGCCCAAGCCGGGTGCAAAACCGGACGGGCGCAAGCCGCGCCACGGAGCGCCGGGTGCCGGAAAGGGCAAGCCCGGAGCGCCCGGAGCCAAGCCGGGCGATTCCAAGCCGAGGGATGCCGGGCACGGTAAAGCGCGCGCGCGGGGGGCGATGCAACCCCGACCCGCCCCGGAGGAGCGAAACCCAAACCCAAGGGCGCCGCGAACCCGAGCCAGTCCTTGAAGGGGCCACCGCCGCCCAAGGGCAAGTCCAGCAGCAAGAAAAACCGCGCCCGTGCCGCTGCGGCCAAGGCCAGTAAGGGCAAAAAGTAACGTCATACGTTAAGCTATTCCCGGTCCGATCGAACAGGTTGGGCCGGGGCGGCATGGTGGGTGCGAATTTGGGGTTGGCTTGAGGTGTAATGTTATAATATAACATTCACCTGTAATCAGCCAAACAGGGAATCAAACCTCATGCCCCAATCCGATCAACGTCTGCCTGTCACCGTTCTTTCCGGTTTTCTGGGAGCGGGGAAAACCACGCTTTTGAACCGGGTGTTGAACAACCGCGAAGGGCGTCGCGTGGCGGTGATTGTCAACGATATGTCCGAGGTGAATATCGACGCCGATCTGGTACGCGCGGGCGGTGCCGAGCTGAGCCAAGTCGACGAAACGCTGGTCGAGATGTCGAACGGTTGCATCTGTTGCACGCTGCGCGAGGATTTGTTGGTTGAGGTGCGCAAGCTTGCCGATGAGGGGCGGTTTGACACGTTGCTGATTGAATCAACGGGCATTTCCGAGCCGCTGCCGGTGGCGGCGAGTTTCGAGTTTCGCGACGAAGAGGGGCAGAGCCTGAGCGATATTGCGCGGCTGGACACGATGGTGACAGTGGTCGATGCCTGCAACCTGCTCAACGATTTTGCCAGCCACGATTTTCTGAACGACCGGGGCGAGAGCCTTGGGGAAGAAGATGAGCGCACGCTTGTGGACCTGCTGACCGAGCAGATCGAGTTTGCCGATGTCATCGTGTTGAACAAGGTGACGATCGCGGGCGAGGAGAAGGTGGACGCGGCGCGCAAGATCATTCGCAGCCTGAACGCTGATGCAAAGATCGTTGAGGCGGATTTCGGCGAGGTGCCCGTGGAGCGCATTCTGGACACCGGCCTGTTTGATTTTGAGCGCGCGCATGAGCATGCGGCATGGGCCAAGGAGCTGTATGGCTTTGCCGATCACGTGCCGGAGACCGAGGAATACGGGATTGCGTCCTTTGTGTATCGCGCGCGGCGCCGTTTGATCCGGTGAAGATTCATCAGGCGCTGAACGAGCCATTGCCGGGGGTGATCCGGGCAAAGGGGCATTTTTGGGTGGCGACGCGGCCCGATTGGGTGGCGGAGTTTTCGCTGGCCGGTGCGCTTTCGACGGTGAAGCCATTGGGCAAATGGTGGGCGACCATCCCGGAGGAGCGCTGGCCCGATCATGCGCAGGCGCTGGAGTATATCCGCAATCATTGGCAGGAGCCGTTCGGTGACCGGCGCCAAGAGTTGGTGTTCATCGGCGCGGGGATTGACTGGCCCCGGTTGAAGGCACAGTTGGACGGATGCCTTGCGCCGGTTGAAAGCAGCGACGGGTTGGCGGGATTTGCCGGGGCTGACGATCCGTTCCCGCTCTGGCGGGATGCCCGCGAGGCGGCGTGATGCGGCGCCACGACAACCGCGGTGCGGTGCCGATAAAGCGGCGTTGGCGCCGGGGCGACCCGATGCGCGCCTATGATGCGCTGCCGGCGCCGCTGCGCCACTGGATGGCGGGGGCGGCGCTTCCTTGGTCGCCGGCGTCGTGCATGAAAATCTGGTCGAAGGCGGCGAGTGCGGAGGAGGCGCTGGCGCGGTTGGAGCGCGCAGAGCGCAAAATGCTCTCAAACGAATGACGGGTTTGCATGGGCGGGCCGGCTTTTGCGAGGGAGACACAGGCCGCGCCGTTTGGTGAGGATCAGCCCCGTGCTCTGGTCCGGTGGGGTTTTCCTTTCCAAACGGGGCAAACTCCTCTATAGCCCGCAGCATCTGAGACGTGACGCCTTGATAGCCCCCGGGCGCGTGCATGAGGATAGGGGGCGGCGGCAATGGGGCCGCTATGAAAACGGGAGACCCGGGAACGCCCGGGAGTGCTTCCAGATAGGAAACGATACATGTTCAACGTAACGACGAAAAGCATGGAGTGGGGCGAAGAAACCCTCACTCTGGAAACGGGCAAGGTTGCTCGTCAGGCGGATGGCTCGGTCATCGCCACATTGGGTGAAACTTCGGTCATGGCCAACGTGACATTCGCCCGCAAACAAAAACCGGGGCAGGATTTCTTTCCGCTGACGGTTCACTACCAAGAGAAATACTATGCCGCCGGTAAAGTTCCGGGCGGCTTTTTCAAGCGTGAGGCACGGCCCACCGAGAAAGAAACTCTGACTGCGCGTTTGATCGACCGTCCGATCCGCCCGCTGTTCGTTCCCGGCTTCAAAAACGAAGTTCTGGTGATGTGCACCGTGCTGTCGCACGATCTGGTCAATGACCCGGATATGGTTGCGATGATCGCCGCCAGTGCCGCGCTGACCCTGTCGGGCGCGCCGTTCATGGGGCCGATTGCCGGTTGCCGCGTTGGTTTCGAGGATGGCGAATACATCCTGAACCCGGAAGTCGACGACATGCAGGACCTGCGCAACAACCCTGATCAACGTCTTGATCTGGTTGTGGCGGGCACCAAAGACGCCGTCATGATGGTTGAATCCGAAGCCTATGAGCTTTCGGAAGCGGAAATGCTGGGCGCGGTGAAATTCGCCCATGAGGCGATCCAGCCGGTGATCGATCTGATCATTGATCTGGCCGAAGATGCGGCGAAAGAGCCGTTCGACTTCACTCCGCCGGATTACAGCGCGCTGTATGACGCCGTGAAAGCCGCTGGTGAGACAGAAATGCGCGCCGCGTTCGCGATTTCCGACAAGCAGGAGCGCACCGCCGCTGTTGCCGCCGCACGCGAAACGATCATGGGTAAGCTGAGCGAAGAGCAGCTGGAAGATGGCAACCTCGGTTCGGCTATGAAGAAGCTGGAAGCGGGTATCCTGCGCGGTGACGTGGTGAAAACCGGCACCCGGATTGACGGTCGTAAGACCGACGAGATCCGCCCGATCGTTTGCGAAACCGGCCTGTTGCCGCGGACGCATGGCTCGGCTTTGTTCACCCGTGGCGAGACGCAGGGTCTGGTTGTGACCACGCTGGGCACCGGCGACGATGAGCAATTCATCGACGCGCTGCATGGCAACTTCAAATCCAACTTCCTGCTGCATTACAACTTCCCGCCCTATTCGGTTGGTGAAGTTGGCCGCGTAATGGGCCCGGGCCGTCGTGAGATTGGTCACGGCAAGCTGGCATGGCGTGCGCTTCAGGCGGTTCTGCCGTCGGCGACCGACTTCCCTTATACGCTGCGGTTGGTGTCGGAGATCACGGAATCGAACGGTTCGTCCTCGATGGCGTCGGTTTGCGGTGGCTCCTTGTCGATGATGGACGCGGGTGTTCCGCTGAAATCGGCAGTGGCCGGTGTTGCAATGGGTCTGATCCTTGAAGAAGACGGGTCTTATGCGATCCTGTCCGACATTCTGGGCGACGAAGATCACCTTGGCGATATGGACTTCAAAGTGGCGGGGACCGAAAACGGGATCACCTCGCTTCAGATGGACATCAAGGTGGCCGGGATCACACCGGAAATCATGGAGAAAGCCCTGGCGCAAGCCAAGGATGGCCGGATGCATATCCTGGGCGAGATGAACAAGTCGCTTGCGGGCGCTGGTGATTTCTCGGTCCATGCGCCGCGCATCGAAACGATGCAGGTTCCGACCGATAAGATCCGTGAAGTGATCGGTTCGGGCGGTAAGGTGATCCGTGAGATCGTTGAAGTGTCGGGCGCGAAGGTCGACATCAACGACGATGGCATCATCAAGATCGCCTCGCCCAACGGAGAAGCGATTCAGAAGGCTTATGACATGATCCATTCGATCGTGGCCGAGCCGGAAGAAGGCGCGATTTACAAAGGCACGGTTGTGAAAATCGTCGACTTTGGCGCGTTCGTGAACTTCTTTGGCAAGCGTGACGGGCTGGTGCATGTCAGCCAGATCGAGAACCGCCGTTTGAACCACCCGTCCGACGTTCTGAAAGAAGGTCAGGAAGTTTGGGTCAAATTGCTGGGCTTTGACGATCGCGGCAAAGTGCGTTTGTCGATGAAAGTTGTCGATCAGGACACCGGCAAAGAAGCCACGAAGGACGAAGCCGAGGACTGATCTGTCCCGCTTTGAAAGAATAGAGAGGCCCCGGTTTGCGCCGGGGCCTTTTTGCTGTCTGGCGGCGGTTAGGGTGCGGTGCGTTTTATGGCGGGCGGCGGCGCAAGGAAGTTATCGTCAAGCTGGCCCTCGTTTGAGGTGCTGGCGTCGGCGACGGCGAATTCCTGAAGCCCGCTGAACAAGGTATCGACCACACGATCCAGCTCTACAGTAGCGGCGTGCGATTCTTCCGAGCGGGCGGCGTTGCTTTGTGTGACATGCTCAAGCGTGGAAATCGCGGTTTGGATGCGCGCGACGGATTGCGATTGTTCTTCGGCGACGGAGGCGACTTCGGAGATGTTGTCGGAGGCGGTTTTGACCTCGTCCACGATTTGACCGAGCGTGTCGCCAATGGAGGACACCAGAGAGGTGCCGTTGACCACCTGTGATTTGCTTTGCTGAATCAGGGCGTTGATGCTTTTGGCCGCCTCGGAGGAGCGATGGGCCAAAGCGCGCACTTCGGAGGCGACAATGGCGAAACCGGCACCGGCCTTGCCGGCGCGCGAGGCTTCGACCCCGGCATTGAGCGCCAGAAGATTGGTTTGGAAGGAAATATCCTCGATCAGGGCGACGATGTTATTGATTTCACCGGATGAGGTTTCAATAGCGCGCATGGCATCGAGGGCCTGTTCAAAGGCTTGGGCGCCTTCCGTGGTGGACGACAGGGTGCGTTGAAAGCGCGATTGCGTGTCGGAGGTGCGCAGAGAGGCGGCTTGCATCGTGCTGGAAATCTCGTTGATAGAGGCGGAAATGTCGCCCACGGCTTTGGATTGCTCTTCGGTGCTGTGGGCGATCTGACTGGACGAACCGGCAAGTTCATTCGAGTTGAGCCGGATTTGTCCCGACAGGTCGATCACCTCGGCGACCGCATGGCGCAGAGCGGCGATTGCGGCGTTGAAGCTTTGGCGCAAGTCTTCGTATTTATTTGGAAAGGGGCGATCGAGTGTGACGGTCAAATCGCCGCTTTCAACCCGGCCAAGACCCCCACGCAATTGATTGACCACATCGCTCTGGGCGCGGTCTTTGGCTTCTATGGTGCTTTTTTCACGCTCAAGCGTTTGCATGGTTTCGGACAGCACCGTCTTGTCATTGTCGATCGTATTGATGCGTCTGCGCGTGTTGTGCGCGGCAACTACAAGGATGATGGTTTCGATGACAACAATGACCGAGTGGAGCATGGTGCGGCCAATATTCCCGGCAAGATCACTTGAGGGGTAAACCAAGGCAGGGAGGAGGAAGGTCAGCGACAGGTGGTGAGCCGCGATGACCGCAGCCGTAAACACCAAGGCAATCGGATCAGCGAGCAGCGAGATCACGGCGAGGGCCGCGAAAAACGCCATATGGCTGTCGACTTGCCAAGGGTGTCCGGCGAAGGAGGCGGTGAAGATGGCGCATTGCCCGACAAGCGCGGCAGAAACGCCCAGCCGCGACGGCAAGGTGAGGCCGAGGCCGTAAAAAGCCATTGCAATCACGCTTAACACCCCGGAGGCGATAGCAAACAGGACCACGTTCGCCCCCAGCAAGATGGCAACGGCAATGGATGGGGCGCTGGCCAACACGGTGAGAACGGCGAGGAGGCGCAACGGGCGGCGCCGAAATTCGAAAAGGTCAGTCTTGGCTGTCATAGCGCCCCTCCGCAAAACAGTGATGATGTGGCGCCGTTCAACACGAACCAAGCGCCGTTCGATTTGAGCCGTTCGGAAAAGCCGGCATCAGGGAAAGCGCCATATTGCCCAAATGCAGCGCGGCGCGGGCCGATCACCTGCCCGCCGGACCGAACGATCATTTCGTCAATGTCGGACCAAGGCGGGGCGACGACCAGAACAGGCCCGTCCGGAACAGGCCCGCCAAATTGTGCGGATGGGCTGGCAAGGGTCAGCACGGGGACCGCCAGAAAGCCAAACAGCAAACACAAGCCAAGCAGGCCATATTGGGTATATGCACGCATATCACCGGTTTAGAGCCGTATCGTGATTATCCGGTTAATCGCATCGCAGGTTTGACACGTTTTTAGCGAATGCGGTTGACCGCGCGTCAGCGACGTATTTTCAGGTTTATTCCCCCTTATTTTCGCGTCTGCGTCCCCTACATCACTCCCATCAAGTTGACGCGCGCGTAAAGCGGGGCAGGCCACACACGGAGCCTTTCGTTTCAAGCGTTTCACCGACCCCGCCCGAGGCGGGGGCAAGGTGGGACGATTGGGGCGATCATGCGGACAACGGAACCCACTCGCGGGTCGTCTCTGAGCTCAGGGACCGCAGGGGTCTCGCCGGGATGGGCGAGACCCCTGCGTTGTGTTCGGGACCAAAAAAGGCCCCGCCGAAGTGGCGAGGCCCTGTCGTATCGTTTTGTGGTGTATTGCTGTCTGGCTGCGCTTAGCTGGGATCGTCTGTGAAGCGCAGGTAGGGCAGTTTGATGTCGAGGCGACCGTATTTCGCCTTGGCATCAGCGTCATTGAGCGACATGGCGACCACGACGTCCTGCCCTTTGACCCAGTTGGCGGGTGTGGCAATGGGTTGACCAAAGGTGGCCTGAAGCGCGTCGAGTGCGCGCAGGACCTCGGCGAAGTTGCGCCCGATGGTCATGGGGTAGGTCATCGAGAGCTTGAGCTGTTTGTCGGGGCCGATGATGAAGACGGAGCGCACGGTGGCGGAATCCGCCGGGGTGCGGCCATCGGGGAGGTAGGCCTCGGCCGGGAGCATGTCGAAGGCTTTGGAGACGGCGAGGTCTTCGTCAGCGATAATCGGGAAGCCCGCGGGGGCCCCGGCAAAGCCTTCGATGTCGCCTTTCCATTTCTTGTGATCCTCGACCCCATCAACAGAGACGCCGATCACTTTGGTGTCACGCTTGGCCCATTCATCGGCAAGCTGTGCAACCGCACCGAATTCGGTGGTGCAGATCGGGGTGAAATCCTTGGGGTGGGAAAACAGGATGGTCCAGTTGTCCCCGATGAAATCGTGAAACTGGATCGTGCCCTGATCTGTTTCAGCGGTGAAGTTGGGAACGGTGTCATTGATACGCAAAGCCATGAGTGATTCCTTTCGGCTGTGGATTGACGGTTGCCTAGAACCTAGGGTGTGTCGCGGCGTTTTTCACCCCCTCTCTTGCAGGTGGTCGAGGGGAATGACAGAGTGCGCGGGAATTGGGAAGATTGGTCGCGGGTGTGGCCAAGGGAAACAGAGGAAACTAGCATGATCGAGAAGCGTCAGTTCTATATCAATGGTCGTTGGGTTAACCCGGTTGAAGGGCGTGATCACCCGGTGATCGACCCATCGACGGAAGAGGCGTTTGCCGTGATTTCGCTGGGCGGGCAGGCCGATACGGATGCCGCCGTTGCCGCCGCCAAGGCGGCGCTGCCGGGCTGGATGGCGACGCCCAAGGAAGAGCGGATTGCCTGTCTTGAGCGGCTGGTCGATATCTACAAGTCCCGCAGCCAAGAGATGGCGCAGGCGATCACCAGCGAAATGGGTGCGCCGATTGATTTGTCCAGCACGGCGCAATCGGGCGCGGGCATGAGCCACCTCAAGAATTTCATCCGCGCGGCCAAGGGGTTTGATTTTGTGCGCCCATTGGGTGACCACGCGCCGGACGACCGGATCATCTATGAGGCGGTCGGCGTTGCCGCGCTGATCACGCCGTGGAACTGGCCGATGAATCAGGTCACGCTCAAGGTGGGTGCGGCGGCGGTTGCCGGTTGCACCATGATCCTGAAGCCGTCCGAAGAGACGCCGCTGGATGCGATGCTGTTTGCCGAGATGATGGACGAGGCGGGCTTCCCTGCTGGTGTCTTTAACCTTGTGAACGGCGATGGCGCGGGTGTTGGCAGCCAGCTTTCGGCGCATAAAGACGTTGATATGGTGAGCTTTACCGGCTCGACCCGTGCCGGCACGCTGATTTCGAAATCGGCGGCGGATACGCTTAAGAAAGTGCATCTTGAGCTGGGCGGCAAAGGTGCCAATGTGGTGTTTGCCGATGCCGACGAAAAAGCGGTGAAGCGCGGTGTGATGCATATGATGAACAACACTGGCCAAAGCTGTAACGCGCCATCGCGGATGCTGGTTGAACGCGCCAAGTATGACGACGCTGTGGAAGAAGCGGCGGCGGCGGCTGCGCAGGTTTCGGTGGGCAACGCCCATGACCAAGGCCGCCATATCGGCCCGGTGGTGAACGCCACGCAATGGGAGAAGATTCAGGGACCTTATTCAGGCCGGGATCGACGAAGGTGCGAAGCTGGTTGCCGGTGGCACCGGGCGTCCCGAGGGGCTTAACAAAGGCTATTTCGTGCGCCCGACGGTGTTTGCCGATGTGACGCCCGACATGCGGATTTACCGTGAAGAAATCTTTGGGCCGGTTTTGTCGATTTCGGTGTTCGATACGGAAGAAGAAGCGATCGAGATGGCCAACGACACGGTTTACGGTCTGACCAACTATGTTCAGACGCAGGACGGTGCGCGGTTGAACCGGATGGCGAAGGCTTTGCGCTCGGGCATGGTTGAAATGAATGGTCAGCCGCGCGGGGCGGGCTCGCCCTTTGGCGGGATGAAGCAGTCGGGCAATGGCCGTGAGGGCGGTGTCTTTGGCATCGAAGATTTCCTTGAGGTCAAGGCGGTATCCGGCTGGTCGAGCGCCAACGACTAAGGTTCAAGTGGACTTGTGACATGATCCGGGGCTATCACGGCCCCGGATTTCTTTTTGAAAGACGCTGATGCAAAACTCGCCTTCCTCGCTGACCTTTGTGCCGGAAACGGTGCTGAAACGGGATGTGTTCTCGGAGACGATCTCGGGGCATCTGGCGGAGGCACCGGAGCGCAAGGTGGCGCTTCGTAAGCTGGACGAGGTGCCGTGGTGGGCGCGGCCATTGGCGTGGTTTCTGGCGCGGCGCGAGATCAGGGGATTGCGCGCGGTGCAGGGCATCGAGGGGGTGCCGGAATTGCTTCGCGCCGACAAGGTGGGGCTTTTGCGCAGTTGGTCGCACGGAACACCGTTGCAATTGGCGCGACCGAGCGAGGCCTTGTGGTTTCGCGATGCCAAGCGGTTGCTGCGCGAGATGCGGCGGCGCGGCGTCACCCATAACGACATTGCCAAGCCGCAAAACTGGCTCATGGCGCCGGACGGGCGGGCGGCGGTGATTGATTTCCAACTGGCCAGTGTGCATCGCCGCAAAGGCAAGTTGTTTCGGATCATGGCGCGCGAGGATCTGCGCCATTTGTTGAAACAGAAGCGCAATTTTGCACCGCATCTGCTGACCCCGGCGGAGCGCAAGATGCTTGAGCAAAAGGCGCTGCCGACACGGATTTGGATGGCGACGGGCAAGCGGGCCTATAATTTCGTGACACGGCGGTTGATGAACTGGTCCGATGGCGAGGGCACCGAGGACCGGATTGAGCGCGATGGTGCGGCGGTGAAGGCGACGCTGGCCGCGGGCGGTGTGGGCGATGTGGCGCTGGCCACTTATGCGCTGCCGGCCAGGGGCGTGGGGATCTATGCCTTTGCCGAGACGGATATGGATGCGGCGGCGCTGCGCGCGCTGGTGCCCGAGGCGCAGGCGGAGTTGGTGCAGGGGGTTGCGGTGCTCCCCCGGCGGGCGGATGGCAGCGTGCGGGCGGATGTGTTGCAGTTGATTGCGGCAAACCGGCTGGACGAGCTTGAGCTGATCCTCGAGGCGGAGCCGGATTTGGTAGCTGTGGTCAAGCCAATCATTGCCGGGCGGCTGAACCTGACGGACAGGGTTTTGAAGTCCTGAGGCGGGTCTCTAAGGGGCGTTCGGGGAGGCGCGGATCAACGTGTGCGCGGGGCTTCCTGCATGGTGCCGGCTGTGCCAAAGGTGTTTTGGATCAAAACGTTGATATAGAGTGCCGCCATGATGAAGGCCATCGGAACGGTCGCGAAGACCAGATAGATGACGAGGGCATGTGACCAGCTGACGTCATAGGCGAAGAGGGCCACAAGCGAGGCGATGACAGCCACGAGCCCGGAGAGAAGCACCGAAAAAAACGCCATTTTGTGTCTTCCTTCCCATGGGCACCATCACGTGAGGCGCGATCGAATATCCGAGGTTTCACCCCAGACTTTAAGACGACGCCTCGTTACAAGCGCGATGCGGACAACCCTAGCCACGAATGTGATCGAATTAAGGCAGGTTTGGGACGTGCGCCGGGCAAAGCATTTTTCCGCCGGAAACAGCGTGAAACTAGGCGAATTTCCTTTCATAAGTGTTAACAAGTGGCGCGTGTTAAGTGTTTGTAAGCGCATATCGGCGCATATCAACGAGGGATGACTTATGGCAAATGACGAGCCGCAGGGCGGTTTGACCCTGCGAACACAGGCGATGCCGGCGGATGTGAACGTGAACGGCGATATCTTTGGTGGCTGGGTTTTGAGCCAGATGGATATTGCCAGCGGCATCACCGCATCAGAGCGCGCCAACGGGCGGGTGACGACTGTGGCTTTGGATGCGATGAAGTTCATCCGGCCGGTGGGTGTGGGCGATATTCTATGCGTCTACACACGGGTCAGCCGGGTCGGGCGCACGTCGATGGCGATTGCCACCGAAGCCTGGGCTTTGCGCCATCTGGAGGGGCAGCGCGAGAAGGTGACGGAAGCGGTGTTCACCTTTGTGGCGATCGACGATGACGGGCGGCCAAGGCCGGTTCCGACAGAGACGTGAGTGGGGTGGCGGCCGGGCTGCAAGGCAGTTGCCCCGGTTCGTGCGGCGGCTGCACCGGTAGCTGTGGGGCTGGAAAAGACGAGATACCGACCGCCGGAAGGTTGGTGCGGAGGGCTGG
This genomic window from Rhodobacteraceae bacterium D3-12 contains:
- the pnp gene encoding polyribonucleotide nucleotidyltransferase, with the translated sequence MFNVTTKSMEWGEETLTLETGKVARQADGSVIATLGETSVMANVTFARKQKPGQDFFPLTVHYQEKYYAAGKVPGGFFKREARPTEKETLTARLIDRPIRPLFVPGFKNEVLVMCTVLSHDLVNDPDMVAMIAASAALTLSGAPFMGPIAGCRVGFEDGEYILNPEVDDMQDLRNNPDQRLDLVVAGTKDAVMMVESEAYELSEAEMLGAVKFAHEAIQPVIDLIIDLAEDAAKEPFDFTPPDYSALYDAVKAAGETEMRAAFAISDKQERTAAVAAARETIMGKLSEEQLEDGNLGSAMKKLEAGILRGDVVKTGTRIDGRKTDEIRPIVCETGLLPRTHGSALFTRGETQGLVVTTLGTGDDEQFIDALHGNFKSNFLLHYNFPPYSVGEVGRVMGPGRREIGHGKLAWRALQAVLPSATDFPYTLRLVSEITESNGSSSMASVCGGSLSMMDAGVPLKSAVAGVAMGLILEEDGSYAILSDILGDEDHLGDMDFKVAGTENGITSLQMDIKVAGITPEIMEKALAQAKDGRMHILGEMNKSLAGAGDFSVHAPRIETMQVPTDKIREVIGSGGKVIREIVEVSGAKVDINDDGIIKIASPNGEAIQKAYDMIHSIVAEPEEGAIYKGTVVKIVDFGAFVNFFGKRDGLVHVSQIENRRLNHPSDVLKEGQEVWVKLLGFDDRGKVRLSMKVVDQDTGKEATKDEAED
- a CDS encoding acyl-CoA thioesterase, encoding MANDEPQGGLTLRTQAMPADVNVNGDIFGGWVLSQMDIASGITASERANGRVTTVALDAMKFIRPVGVGDILCVYTRVSRVGRTSMAIATEAWALRHLEGQREKVTEAVFTFVAIDDDGRPRPVPTET
- a CDS encoding DUF6525 family protein is translated as MRRHDNRGAVPIKRRWRRGDPMRAYDALPAPLRHWMAGAALPWSPASCMKIWSKAASAEEALARLERAERKMLSNE
- a CDS encoding serine/threonine protein kinase, producing MQNSPSSLTFVPETVLKRDVFSETISGHLAEAPERKVALRKLDEVPWWARPLAWFLARREIRGLRAVQGIEGVPELLRADKVGLLRSWSHGTPLQLARPSEALWFRDAKRLLREMRRRGVTHNDIAKPQNWLMAPDGRAAVIDFQLASVHRRKGKLFRIMAREDLRHLLKQKRNFAPHLLTPAERKMLEQKALPTRIWMATGKRAYNFVTRRLMNWSDGEGTEDRIERDGAAVKATLAAGGVGDVALATYALPARGVGIYAFAETDMDAAALRALVPEAQAELVQGVAVLPRRADGSVRADVLQLIAANRLDELELILEAEPDLVAVVKPIIAGRLNLTDRVLKS
- a CDS encoding peroxiredoxin, whose protein sequence is MALRINDTVPNFTAETDQGTIQFHDFIGDNWTILFSHPKDFTPICTTEFGAVAQLADEWAKRDTKVIGVSVDGVEDHKKWKGDIEGFAGAPAGFPIIADEDLAVSKAFDMLPAEAYLPDGRTPADSATVRSVFIIGPDKQLKLSMTYPMTIGRNFAEVLRALDALQATFGQPIATPANWVKGQDVVVAMSLNDADAKAKYGRLDIKLPYLRFTDDPS
- a CDS encoding methyl-accepting chemotaxis protein codes for the protein MTAKTDLFEFRRRPLRLLAVLTVLASAPSIAVAILLGANVVLFAIASGVLSVIAMAFYGLGLTLPSRLGVSAALVGQCAIFTASFAGHPWQVDSHMAFFAALAVISLLADPIALVFTAAVIAAHHLSLTFLLPALVYPSSDLAGNIGRTMLHSVIVVIETIILVVAAHNTRRRINTIDNDKTVLSETMQTLEREKSTIEAKDRAQSDVVNQLRGGLGRVESGDLTVTLDRPFPNKYEDLRQSFNAAIAALRHAVAEVIDLSGQIRLNSNELAGSSSQIAHSTEEQSKAVGDISASINEISSTMQAASLRTSDTQSRFQRTLSSTTEGAQAFEQALDAMRAIETSSGEINNIVALIEDISFQTNLLALNAGVEASRAGKAGAGFAIVASEVRALAHRSSEAAKSINALIQQSKSQVVNGTSLVSSIGDTLGQIVDEVKTASDNISEVASVAEEQSQSVARIQTAISTLEHVTQSNAARSEESHAATVELDRVVDTLFSGLQEFAVADASTSNEGQLDDNFLAPPPAIKRTAP